Genomic window (Sediminispirochaeta smaragdinae DSM 11293):
GGATCTTCAGGATCTGGTTCAGGGATTTTATCTTAGGATACTTGGACGAATCAGACCTACGGGTGTATGATATTTATGAGTTTCAGTATGTACCAAAACTGTAAATGGGGATCTTGGATAATTGTCTATGAGGTGCCGAACAGTACATCAAAAATGGCATAATCAGTGGGGGCATTATACAATAAGATGCGTATGGAATCAGCTTCATCTGCCAGAAGCACAATAGTACCGATTACACGGAAGGCCTATAGAGCAAATTTCTATCTGGATCCGATTGATGGGCAAGTGAACAATGCGACATATTCACTCCGGAATATTTATTATCATCCACTAAAAAAAACAATCTCTCCAGATGGAAGTCAGAAGTCACATGCTGGATCGTTGAGTCTATTCAGGGCATTTTCCCGTACTGCGTGGCTCAAAACCTTCCGGGCGGATGCGTTTGAATACACTGTGGGCGATACATCAATTCGATTACTTTGGAATCCCACCCCGTTACATAATGCAAAAACCCAACTCACCTATACGTTCTCAGACCAAAACTATATTGACATCCACATCTCCATCGAGTGTTATGGCTACTACCCCGATTATGAGCTTGTCTTTTCCAATTACTTAGCGGAAGGATTCAACAACACCGTACTAGTTCGTGATTTCCAAGATGGTGTGAGACAAGCCGCCGTGCATCTATCGCCGGTTTTCAAGGATACTTTTGTGTTTTTTCCGCGCGATGAACAATCAATTCATACGATGACGGACGGTCGCCACTTCAAGGGGCACTGGTATTGGAACTGTTCGTACGGCCGGGAATACGCGGTTCCGCTGGTTGCCTCTATGGACAAAAACCTTGAGGTCGTTCTTATGGGGTTGGAGAAAGACGTTCACGCAGTAGGGGCAACGTATTCGACGGAGGATGGATATTCAGACGATGTACTCGAACACCACGCTCAATATCTACGATTGTTCGGTGAAGACTTTACTCCCGGGATGGGGCGGCAGACATACATTCGATGTTTCTTCAGTCAATCGCTGGAAACCATCAGGGATTATCAAGCCCTCTATGCAGATTTTGAGAAGGATTACAAAAAAACCGCCCGGCGTTTTGAATTACCACCGACGTCACCTCACTATGAAACTGAGTAACAAATCGTTAAGGTCGAATGTGAATGAATAAATCAAACAAGAGGTTAACTGTAATGGCCAATATGTCGCTAATAGGCGAAAAGGTATATTTAAATCCTACACATGAAAATGACATACCTTTTCTCGCTAACTTTATGAATGATGATCACATAAAATACTTCGGCAGAAATTGCGGTTCTGCTATCTATGAAACGAAAATGAAAACGCATTTTGAAGAAAACAAAGAAGATGAAAGATATACTATTTTCAGAAAAGACAATAACGAAATCATTGGTGATATCAGCATTAATTCAATTGATATTTATAATAGAGCGGGATCACTAAGCGTTATAATATATGGCAAAGAAAACAGAGGAAAAGGATTTGGGAAAGAAGCCATTCTGTTAATATTAAAACATGCATTTATTGATTTAAATTTAGAAAATATTGATCTTGGTACATGGGAATATAATAAAGCAGCAATACATGTATATGAAAAGATAGGTTTCAAATTAATTGGTCGACGAAGAAACCGTAGAATTGTTGGAAATAGTTTTTATGATGAAATTATTATGGATATGATCTCCGATGAGTATTTTAAATTATATGGTAATACTGAACTAGAAAAATACAAAACAAAAACAGAGCTGTGATTTTATCCTTATTTTAATAGAATGAGGTATAGCTATGAATAAGAACAAAAAACATCGTTACGACACAAAATTCAAAAAATTACAATCACTGTCTCAAGAGTTTGGAAGATCTGCGAGCAGTGGTGATCACTAAGACCCTGAAAGATATAATGATTTTACCACAAAAATTATTATCTGGAGGACGAAGTAGTCACCGACAAGACAGTAGCACAAAAGGCTGCACGAAGAAAGATGAACCTGCTGGACTTCTTGATAGAATCCCGGGTACTAAGAATCCCCATCCAAACAGATTATCAGAAGAAATAGAAAAAGCTATTCTGGATTATTCACTGAAGAACCCATCACACGGATGTGTGAAAGTATCTTAATAGAGGAAAGAAGACAGACCTCACAGAGGAACAGATTAAACTTCTGGAAGCGGTTTTATCCCGAGTTCCGGGAACGGCATATAAAAACAGAGGTCCGGAGACAACAGAGTAACGGTTTCGTGGAAAGAATGCACCGGACTTTGCTTGATGAACATTTCAGGATAAAGGGCCGTGAAAAGTTCTATGAGGCCATCAGTGAAATGCAGGAAGATCTGGAAGTATATCTGAAATACTACAACGAAGAACGTATTCACCAGGAAAAGAATATGAATGGCAGGACGCCAAAACAAGCCTTCCTTTATGGAATACGAAAGAAGAAGAAAAGCGGCAATGTCGCTTAGGTAAATCTGAATGCCTTTCGGGGTTAATGTGTAAGGTCAATACTATACCGATACAAAATAGAG
Coding sequences:
- a CDS encoding GNAT family N-acetyltransferase encodes the protein MNKSNKRLTVMANMSLIGEKVYLNPTHENDIPFLANFMNDDHIKYFGRNCGSAIYETKMKTHFEENKEDERYTIFRKDNNEIIGDISINSIDIYNRAGSLSVIIYGKENRGKGFGKEAILLILKHAFIDLNLENIDLGTWEYNKAAIHVYEKIGFKLIGRRRNRRIVGNSFYDEIIMDMISDEYFKLYGNTELEKYKTKTEL